One window of the Hippoglossus hippoglossus isolate fHipHip1 chromosome 9, fHipHip1.pri, whole genome shotgun sequence genome contains the following:
- the rasgef1ba gene encoding ras-GEF domain-containing family member 1B-A: MPQTPPFTGQLNTGSYNKNLYQTKEEGYPGLYYHDNNLVSGSLEALIRHLVPTVDYYPDRTYIFTFLLSSRLFLHPYELMSRVCHLCMEQQRPGDPQADKMRVRKNAPKILQLLTEWTETFPYDFRDERMMRSLKELTHRLASGDEVYRKAVGQMSQGLIRRLTVLSQYEEALVKINATAAERLTALKAKPQASIQRDMLSICNDPFTVAQQLTHIELERLSYIGPEEFVQAFVQKDPLDNDKSCFSDHKKASNLEAYVEWFNRLSYLVATEICMPVKKKHRARVIEFFIDVARECFNIGNFNSLMAIISGMNMSPVSRLKKTWSKVKTAKFDILEHQMDPSSNFYNYRTSLRGATQRSITANSSREKIVIPFFSLLIKDIYFLNEGCANRLQNGRINFEKFWELAKQVSEFMAWKKVECPFEKDRKILQYLLTAPVLPEDALYLASYESEGPENHMEKDRWKSLRSTLLSRV, translated from the exons ATGCCTCAGACTCCACCGTTCACGGGGCAGCTGAACACAGGCAGCTACAACAAGAACCTGTACCAGACCAAGGAGGAGGGCTACCCCGGCCTCTACTATCATGACAACAACCTGGTGTCCGGGTCCCTGGAGGCCCTCATCCGCCACCTGGTCCCAACTGTGGATTACTATCCAGAT aGGACGTACATCTTCACCTTCCTGCTCAGCTCTCGCCTCTTCCTCCACCCGTACGAGCTCATGTCCAGGGTGTGTCACCTGTGTATGGAGCAGCAGCGACCCGGCGACCCCCAGGCCGACAAG atgagagtgAGGAAGAATGCCCCCAAGATCCTCCAGCTCCTGACCGAGTGGACGGAAACCTTCCCGTACGACTTCAGGGACGAGAGGATGATGCGCAGCCTGAAGGAGCTGACCCACCGACTGGCCAGCGGGGACGAG GTGTACAGGAAGGCGGTTGGGCAGATGAGCCAGGGCCTGATCAGGAGGTTGACGGTGCTCAGCCAGTACGAGGAGGCGCTGGTCAAGATCAACGCCACGGCGGCCGAGCGGCTGACGGCTCTGAAAGCGAAGCCGCAGGCGTCCATCCAGAGAGACATGCTGTCCATCTGCAACGACCCCTTCACTGTGGCCCAGCAGCTCACGCACATAGAACTG gaGAGACTGAGTTACATCGGACCTGAAGAATTCGTCCAGGCCTTCGTCCAGAAAGATCCTCTCGACAATGATAAG AGTTGCTTCAGCGATCACAAGAAGGCCAGCAACCTGGAGGCGTACGTGGAATGGTTCAACAGACTCAGTTACCTGGTGGCCACAGAAATCTGCATG CCCGTGAAGAAGAAGCACCGAGCTCGAGTCATCGAGTTCTTCATCGACGTGGCGCGGGAATGTTTCAACATCGGCAACTTCAACTCCCTCATGGCGATcatct CTGGGATGAACATGAGTCCTGTGTCTCGGCTGAAGAAAACCTGGAGTAAAGTCAAGACGGCAAAGTTCGACATCTTAGAG caTCAGATGGATCCTTCCAGCAATTTCTACAACTACAGAACGTCTCTGAGAGGAGCCACGCAGAGATCCATCACCGCCAACAGCAGCCGGGAGAAG ATCGTCATCCCTTTCTTCAGCCTGCTCATTAAAGACATCTACTTCCTGAACGAGGGATGTGCCAACAGGCTGCAGAACGGCCGCATCAACTTTGAG AAATTCTGGGAACTCGCCAAACAAGTGAGTGAATTCATGGCCTGGAAGAAAGTGGAGTGTCCGTTTGAGAAGGACCGTAAGATCCTGCAGTACCTGCTGACGGCTCCGGTGCTGCCTGAGGACG CTTTGTATCTGGCGTCGTACGAGAGCGAAGGTCCTGAGAACCACATGGAGAAGGACAGATGGAAGTCTCTGAG